A part of Amycolatopsis lurida genomic DNA contains:
- a CDS encoding D-alanyl-D-alanine carboxypeptidase family protein codes for MHSAISRLLLVLVSGVLALAVTPVATAAPKPPAQAQPCANKVTPPPPVDTSEKPRPGEAAPTPLPVPPVPVGGDRMAECGLVLPKRALNPPEGNTSASWVLQDLETGDVIAAKDPHARQRPASLIKVLLGLVVVTELPPAKIVVPTKEDAEQECTCMGIAAGGQYTVDQLLHGLLMHSGNDAAHALSTVLGGLDATLAKMNALATRIGATDTRAATPSGLDGPGMSTSAYDMSLIFHYAMKNPEFAKVVKTKSFEVPATAGKPVVTIYNDNKLLGSYPGFTGGKTGFTDDARHTYAGSAVRNGHRIGVVMLRAEQRPTRVTEQAAKLLDYGIALRESEAESVGRIEYRSPEAVNADPANAAPNTDGAANSGAAAAAEDPFGVTGWIITLVVFLIIVASFVIGHQRKKAMASE; via the coding sequence GTGCACAGCGCTATCTCCCGGTTGCTCCTGGTCCTCGTTTCCGGTGTGCTCGCCCTCGCGGTGACGCCGGTGGCCACAGCCGCCCCGAAGCCACCAGCCCAGGCGCAGCCGTGCGCGAACAAGGTCACGCCTCCCCCGCCCGTCGACACCTCCGAGAAACCGCGCCCCGGCGAGGCCGCTCCGACGCCGCTGCCGGTGCCGCCGGTTCCGGTGGGCGGCGACCGGATGGCCGAATGCGGGCTCGTGCTCCCGAAGCGCGCGCTGAACCCGCCCGAGGGGAACACCTCCGCGTCATGGGTGCTGCAGGACCTCGAAACCGGTGACGTCATCGCGGCGAAGGATCCGCACGCCCGCCAGCGGCCGGCGTCGCTGATCAAGGTCCTGCTCGGGCTGGTCGTGGTCACCGAACTCCCGCCCGCCAAGATCGTCGTGCCGACCAAGGAGGACGCCGAGCAGGAGTGCACCTGCATGGGCATCGCCGCCGGTGGTCAGTACACAGTGGACCAGCTGCTGCACGGACTGCTGATGCACTCGGGCAACGACGCGGCGCACGCGCTCTCCACCGTGCTCGGCGGCCTGGACGCGACACTCGCGAAGATGAACGCGCTGGCCACCCGCATCGGCGCCACGGACACCCGGGCCGCCACACCGTCCGGGCTCGACGGCCCCGGCATGTCGACCTCCGCCTACGACATGAGCCTGATCTTCCACTACGCGATGAAGAACCCCGAATTCGCCAAGGTGGTCAAGACCAAGAGCTTCGAAGTCCCGGCCACCGCGGGGAAACCGGTCGTCACGATCTACAACGACAACAAGCTCCTCGGCAGCTACCCCGGGTTCACCGGCGGGAAGACCGGCTTCACCGACGACGCGCGCCACACCTACGCCGGCAGCGCCGTCCGGAACGGTCACCGGATCGGGGTCGTGATGCTGCGCGCCGAGCAGCGCCCGACCAGGGTCACCGAACAGGCCGCGAAGCTTCTCGACTACGGCATCGCGCTGCGCGAGTCCGAGGCCGAATCGGTGGGGCGCATCGAATACCGGTCACCGGAAGCCGTGAACGCGGATCCGGCCAACGCCGCGCCGAACACCGACGGCGCGGCGAACAGCGGAGCCGCGGCCGCGGCCGAAGACCCGTTCGGCGTGACGGGCTGGATCATCACGCTGGTCGTCTTCCTGATCATCGTGGCGTCGTTCGTCATCGGCCACCAGCGCAAGAAGGCCATGGCAAGCGAATAA
- a CDS encoding S8 family peptidase yields the protein MSRIRRLLVPALVAAAAGSVFAAPSASAAPAPQCDTASAPFNYVVLYDPRTPERKVDNELRAKCGEKVAYYPEIGVAVATSRNADFQAKIGVFRAYSGGRDVAFPPAASTRSTRSAVVDTKENEETTSVAVEEDLSAQQWDMRAIQAPEANKISGGSRSVTVGVLDSGIEPTHPALKAALDPKVSAGCNSGAPDTTPAAWAPTNSDHGTHVAGTIAGKDAARGFTGVAPGVKLASVKVVNDDGLILPEAAVCGFMWAAKHRFPVTNNSYYIDPGMFYCSKEPGDAAAFEAVRRAVTYSTGRGVLNVAAAGNSGFDPDKQTTDPNRPHPVDTSCGILPKAIDGVVNVSAIGYAGTKSSYSNYGDDVSVTAPGGDRAQLPPTGEGVGCPLSTIFNGGYGAKCGTSMASPHAAGVAALLASRYRHASPRVLTWLLEHQADTIPCGTAAPVCEGPAKDNSYYGHGRVNALDAVK from the coding sequence ATGTCCCGGATCAGACGCCTGCTCGTCCCCGCGCTCGTCGCGGCGGCGGCGGGAAGCGTGTTCGCGGCCCCGTCGGCGAGCGCCGCGCCCGCGCCGCAGTGCGACACCGCGAGCGCCCCGTTCAACTACGTGGTGCTCTACGACCCGCGCACCCCGGAGCGCAAGGTCGACAACGAGCTGCGCGCCAAGTGTGGCGAGAAGGTCGCGTACTACCCGGAGATCGGGGTCGCGGTGGCGACCTCGCGCAACGCCGACTTCCAGGCGAAGATCGGTGTCTTCCGCGCCTACTCGGGTGGCCGTGACGTCGCGTTCCCGCCGGCGGCCTCCACCCGCTCGACGCGCTCCGCCGTGGTCGACACCAAGGAGAACGAAGAGACCACCAGCGTCGCCGTCGAAGAGGACCTGTCGGCCCAGCAATGGGACATGCGGGCGATCCAGGCTCCCGAGGCGAACAAGATCTCCGGTGGCAGCCGCTCGGTGACCGTCGGCGTGCTGGACTCGGGCATCGAGCCCACCCACCCCGCACTGAAGGCGGCCCTCGACCCGAAGGTGTCGGCAGGCTGCAACAGCGGCGCGCCCGACACCACGCCCGCCGCCTGGGCGCCCACGAACTCCGACCACGGCACGCACGTCGCCGGCACGATCGCGGGCAAGGACGCCGCGCGCGGCTTCACGGGCGTGGCGCCCGGCGTCAAGCTGGCGTCGGTGAAGGTCGTGAACGACGACGGCCTGATCCTCCCCGAGGCCGCGGTGTGCGGGTTCATGTGGGCGGCGAAGCACCGCTTCCCGGTCACGAACAACAGCTACTACATCGACCCGGGCATGTTCTACTGCTCGAAGGAGCCGGGCGACGCGGCCGCGTTCGAAGCCGTCCGCCGCGCGGTGACCTACTCGACCGGCCGTGGCGTGCTGAACGTCGCCGCCGCCGGCAACAGCGGTTTCGACCCGGACAAGCAGACCACCGACCCGAACCGCCCGCACCCGGTCGACACGAGCTGCGGCATCCTGCCCAAGGCCATCGACGGCGTCGTCAACGTCTCGGCCATCGGCTACGCGGGCACGAAGTCTTCGTACAGCAACTACGGTGACGACGTTTCGGTCACCGCCCCCGGCGGCGACCGCGCCCAGCTTCCGCCCACGGGCGAGGGGGTGGGTTGCCCGCTGTCGACCATCTTCAACGGCGGCTACGGCGCCAAGTGCGGCACCTCGATGGCGTCCCCGCACGCCGCCGGTGTCGCCGCGCTGCTGGCGTCCCGCTACCGCCACGCTTCGCCGCGGGTGCTGACCTGGCTGCTGGAGCACCAGGCGGACACGATCCCCTGCGGCACCGCGGCGCCGGTCTGTGAAGGCCCGGCGAAGGACAACTCGTACTACGGCCACGGCCGCGTCAACGCCCTGGACGCGGTGAAGTAG
- a CDS encoding SCO4848 family membrane protein translates to MRISRGTSMFLLGFGVWSWIIWITFAKNLWDSDRAWAADGSPTAYFIVHAVLTVVSFVLGTIIGLIGLRTLRGAKSRDAEKADA, encoded by the coding sequence ATGCGCATTTCGCGAGGTACTTCGATGTTCCTGCTGGGTTTCGGCGTGTGGTCGTGGATCATCTGGATCACCTTCGCCAAGAACCTCTGGGACAGTGACCGCGCCTGGGCCGCGGACGGCTCGCCGACGGCCTACTTCATCGTGCACGCGGTGCTGACGGTCGTCTCGTTCGTGCTCGGCACCATCATCGGGCTCATCGGTCTGCGCACGCTTCGTGGCGCCAAGTCACGGGACGCGGAGAAGGCTGACGCCTGA
- a CDS encoding YhjD/YihY/BrkB family envelope integrity protein, whose amino-acid sequence MTVANDDGAKPEQDKLLPRLRRKYGWLDHLIRANDAFTERYGNHYAAAITYFSVLSVIPILMVAFAILKIVLAGDQVVTNQLVDGIKKSVPEGLSDLVGSIIKAALDSGGGIGVFGLLLALYSGVGWMTNLRDALTAQWGQEKQQLPLVSTTIKDLLSLVGLGLALVISFGLTAAGSGVGRFLLELVGLENQGWAVFLLKVATILLGLLANTLVFLWVIARLPREHVALRSAVKGAIFAAVGFIVLQQAATLYLGSVTKSPAFTLFGPVIGLLVFANLVSRFLLFVTAWTATAKENLKTVIEPPAPVLIHPRVTVQQGPGLGAVGGAFATGALLGWLGRRRS is encoded by the coding sequence TTGACGGTGGCGAATGATGACGGCGCGAAGCCGGAACAGGACAAGCTGTTACCGCGCCTGAGGCGGAAGTACGGCTGGCTCGATCACCTCATCCGGGCGAACGACGCCTTCACCGAGCGCTACGGCAATCACTATGCCGCCGCCATCACCTACTTCAGCGTGCTGTCGGTGATCCCGATCCTGATGGTCGCCTTCGCGATCCTCAAGATCGTGCTCGCCGGCGACCAGGTGGTGACGAACCAGCTCGTCGACGGCATCAAGAAGTCGGTCCCGGAGGGGCTGAGCGATCTCGTCGGCAGCATCATCAAGGCGGCGCTGGACTCCGGCGGCGGGATCGGGGTGTTCGGCCTGCTGCTGGCGCTGTATTCGGGCGTCGGCTGGATGACCAACCTGCGTGACGCGCTGACCGCCCAGTGGGGCCAGGAAAAGCAGCAGCTGCCGTTGGTGTCGACGACGATCAAGGACCTGCTGTCCCTCGTGGGGCTCGGTCTAGCGCTGGTGATCTCGTTCGGCCTCACCGCGGCGGGCAGCGGCGTCGGGCGGTTCCTGCTCGAACTGGTCGGTCTCGAGAACCAGGGCTGGGCCGTGTTCCTGCTGAAGGTCGCGACGATCCTGCTCGGCCTGCTCGCGAACACCCTGGTCTTCCTGTGGGTCATCGCGAGGCTGCCTCGTGAGCACGTCGCGCTGCGCAGCGCGGTCAAGGGCGCGATCTTCGCCGCGGTCGGGTTCATCGTGCTCCAGCAGGCTGCGACCCTTTACCTCGGCAGCGTCACGAAATCACCGGCGTTCACCTTGTTCGGCCCGGTGATCGGCCTGCTCGTGTTCGCGAACCTCGTTTCGCGGTTCTTGCTGTTCGTCACCGCGTGGACGGCGACGGCGAAGGAGAACCTGAAGACGGTCATCGAGCCGCCCGCCCCGGTGCTGATCCACCCGCGGGTGACCGTCCAGCAGGGGCCGGGACTCGGCGCCGTCGGCGGGGCTTTCGCGACCGGCGCGCTGCTGGGCTGGCTCGGCCGCCGCAGGTCCTGA